The following proteins come from a genomic window of Microbacterium sulfonylureivorans:
- the trpS gene encoding tryptophan--tRNA ligase, with translation MSKPRLYSGMQPSADSLQIGNYIGALMQWRDLQESYDAFFSVVDLHALTQPNDPAELREKTRRTAAQYIAAGIEPSKSTLYVQSHVRAHAELAWILSTITGFGEAGRMTQFKDKTQRYGADVASVGLFTYPVLMAADILLYQTDIVPVGDDQKQHVELTRDLAERFNSRYGQTFTVPMPVIQKDTARIYDLQNPTAKMSKSAESDAGVLWLLDEPSKNAKKVMRAVTDSEGSVRFDRDEKPGVSNLLVIYAALSGRQIPAIEDEYAGRGYGDFKKGLAEVVVEEFGPVRQRALELLDDPAELDRVLAANAAKADEVAERTLGDVYDRVGLLRRA, from the coding sequence ATGAGCAAACCCCGCCTGTACTCCGGCATGCAGCCTTCGGCCGACTCTCTGCAGATCGGCAACTACATCGGGGCCCTCATGCAGTGGCGCGACCTGCAGGAGTCGTACGACGCGTTCTTCTCGGTCGTCGACCTCCATGCCCTCACTCAGCCGAACGATCCGGCCGAGCTGCGCGAGAAGACGCGCCGCACGGCCGCCCAGTACATCGCGGCCGGCATCGAGCCGTCGAAGTCCACGCTGTACGTGCAGTCGCACGTCCGGGCCCACGCCGAGCTGGCGTGGATCCTGTCGACGATCACGGGCTTCGGCGAGGCCGGGCGCATGACGCAGTTCAAGGACAAGACGCAGCGCTACGGCGCCGACGTCGCGTCGGTCGGGCTGTTCACCTACCCGGTGCTCATGGCGGCCGACATCCTGCTCTACCAGACCGACATCGTGCCCGTCGGCGACGACCAGAAGCAGCACGTCGAGCTCACGCGGGATCTGGCCGAGCGCTTCAACAGCCGATACGGCCAGACTTTCACGGTGCCGATGCCGGTGATCCAGAAAGACACGGCGCGCATTTACGACCTGCAGAACCCGACCGCGAAGATGTCGAAGTCGGCCGAGTCCGACGCCGGCGTGCTGTGGCTTCTGGACGAGCCGTCGAAGAACGCGAAGAAGGTCATGCGCGCCGTCACCGACAGTGAGGGCTCGGTGCGCTTCGACCGCGACGAGAAGCCCGGCGTCTCGAACCTCCTCGTGATCTACGCAGCCCTCTCCGGACGCCAGATCCCGGCGATCGAGGACGAGTACGCGGGCCGCGGCTACGGCGACTTCAAGAAGGGCCTCGCCGAGGTCGTCGTCGAGGAGTTCGGCCCGGTGCGCCAGCGCGCCCTCGAGCTGCTCGACGACCCCGCCGAGCTCGACCGAGTGCTGGCGGCGAACGCGGCCAAGGCCGACGAGGTCGCCGAGCGCACCCTCGGCGACGTCTACGACAGGGTCGGTCTCCTCCGACGCGCCTGA
- the sdhA gene encoding succinate dehydrogenase flavoprotein subunit: MTTQSIDSYVKDGVHYHQFDIVIVGAGGAGMRAAIEAGPGAKTAVISKLYPTRSHTGAAQGGMAAALANVEEDSWEWHTFDTVKGGDYLVDQDAAEILAKEAIDAVIDLENMGLPFNRTPEGKIDQRRFGGHTADHGKTPVRRACYAADRTGHMILQTLFQNCVKLGINFFNEFYVLDLITVKDAAGKTEVAGVVAYELATGDLHVFHSKAVIFATGGFGKIFKTTSNAHTLTGDGVGIVWRKGLPLEDMEFFQFHPTGLAGLGILLTEGARGEGAILRNASGERFMERYAPTIKDLAPRDIVSRCMVQEVAEGRGAGPHRDYVLLDCTHLGAEVLETKLPDITEFARTYLGVDPVVEPVPVMPTAHYAMGGIPTNNDAQVLSDNTTVVPGLYAAGECACVSVHGSNRLGTNSLLDINVFGKRAGKNAVEYVQTADFVPLPEDPAGEVRGLIEGLRSNQGTERIAVLRKRLQDEMDRKAQVFRTDESLVEVLDVIEELRERFKNIHVDDKGKRYNTDLLEAVELGFLLDIAEVVVVTARNRKESRGGHMRDDFPQRDDEKYMQHTMAYLSGDAGSSHSEDHIRLDWKPVVFTKNEAGELRYPPLERKY; encoded by the coding sequence GTGACCACGCAGAGCATCGACAGCTACGTCAAGGACGGCGTCCACTACCACCAGTTCGATATCGTCATCGTCGGAGCCGGCGGTGCCGGGATGCGCGCGGCCATCGAGGCGGGGCCGGGCGCGAAGACCGCGGTCATCTCGAAGCTCTACCCGACGCGCTCGCACACGGGCGCAGCCCAGGGCGGCATGGCCGCGGCCCTCGCGAATGTCGAAGAGGACTCGTGGGAGTGGCACACCTTCGACACCGTCAAGGGCGGCGACTACCTCGTCGACCAGGACGCGGCGGAGATCCTCGCGAAAGAGGCGATCGACGCGGTCATCGACCTCGAGAACATGGGACTGCCGTTCAACCGCACGCCCGAGGGCAAGATCGACCAGCGTCGCTTCGGCGGCCACACGGCCGACCACGGCAAGACGCCGGTGCGCCGTGCGTGCTACGCCGCCGACCGCACGGGCCACATGATCCTCCAGACGCTGTTCCAGAACTGCGTCAAGCTGGGCATCAACTTCTTCAACGAGTTCTACGTGCTCGACCTGATCACGGTGAAGGATGCCGCGGGCAAGACCGAGGTCGCGGGCGTCGTCGCCTACGAGCTCGCCACGGGCGATCTCCACGTCTTCCATTCGAAGGCCGTCATCTTCGCGACCGGCGGGTTCGGAAAGATCTTCAAGACGACGTCCAACGCCCACACCCTCACGGGCGACGGCGTCGGCATCGTCTGGCGCAAGGGCCTGCCGCTGGAGGACATGGAGTTCTTCCAGTTCCATCCGACCGGCCTCGCCGGACTCGGCATCCTGCTCACCGAGGGCGCCCGCGGCGAGGGCGCGATCCTGCGCAACGCCTCGGGCGAGCGGTTCATGGAGCGCTACGCGCCGACCATCAAGGACCTCGCGCCCCGCGACATCGTCAGTCGGTGCATGGTCCAGGAGGTCGCCGAGGGCCGCGGCGCCGGTCCCCACCGCGACTACGTGCTGCTGGACTGCACGCACCTCGGCGCCGAGGTGCTCGAGACGAAGCTCCCCGACATCACCGAGTTCGCCCGCACCTACCTCGGCGTCGATCCCGTGGTCGAGCCGGTGCCCGTGATGCCGACCGCGCACTACGCGATGGGCGGCATCCCGACCAACAACGACGCCCAGGTCCTCAGCGACAACACGACCGTCGTCCCCGGGCTCTACGCCGCCGGCGAGTGTGCGTGCGTGTCGGTGCACGGCTCCAACCGCCTCGGCACGAACTCGCTCCTCGACATCAACGTCTTCGGCAAGCGCGCCGGCAAGAACGCCGTCGAGTACGTGCAGACGGCCGACTTCGTGCCGCTGCCCGAAGACCCGGCCGGCGAGGTGCGCGGCCTCATCGAGGGCCTGCGCAGCAACCAGGGCACCGAGCGCATCGCGGTCCTGCGCAAGCGACTGCAGGACGAGATGGACCGCAAGGCGCAGGTGTTCCGCACCGACGAGTCGCTCGTCGAGGTCCTCGACGTCATCGAGGAGCTCCGCGAGCGCTTCAAGAACATCCACGTCGACGACAAAGGCAAGCGGTACAACACCGATCTGCTCGAGGCCGTCGAGCTCGGCTTCCTCCTCGACATCGCCGAGGTCGTCGTGGTGACGGCGCGCAACCGCAAGGAGAGCCGCGGGGGTCACATGCGCGACGACTTCCCCCAGCGCGACGACGAGAAGTACATGCAGCACACGATGGCGTACCTGTCGGGCGATGCCGGCTCTTCGCACTCCGAGGATCACATCCGGCTCGACTGGAAGCCCGTCGTCTTCACGAAGAACGAGGCCGGCGAGTTGCGCTACCCCCCGTTGGAGAGGAAGTACTGA
- a CDS encoding MFS transporter — protein sequence MTEPQRNDAPAAQIDPALRRARGAVTAAYVAQGLGYAVIVTSLPALQLRQGIDDSFVISMLILGVAVAAAVGSVVANVVAVRWGSRTALALGLIIQAVALPLIAIPTPFALFAAAFAIFGIGLGCVDAAAAMQGVAVQRAYGRHLLGGFFAAATAAAIGGALLVSGVALSAAAVGVALACAAVIALGVAVIGIRFFAREVPIDEALPPAERAQLPRAGIWVFGLVILAVFVADSAVSTWSTQYLQVDLDTLAWVAPLGYAAYQAVVLLTRLVTDRLIPAVGRRRLVAIAASVSAVGCLVVALLPFPSAAIIGFALAGVSAGVLIPVTFGAAGELAPEHNDQVIARVNLFNYAGAILGAVVIGLLADGPGLGPAFLIPAVALAAILFAVPRFRSTPSVARAGAGAVLPPDTGRSR from the coding sequence GTGACGGAGCCCCAGCGCAACGACGCGCCCGCCGCTCAGATCGATCCCGCCCTCCGCCGCGCCCGCGGCGCGGTGACGGCCGCGTACGTCGCGCAGGGTCTCGGTTACGCCGTGATCGTGACCTCTCTGCCCGCGCTGCAGCTTCGCCAGGGCATCGACGACAGCTTCGTGATCTCGATGCTGATCCTCGGCGTCGCCGTGGCGGCGGCCGTCGGGTCGGTGGTCGCCAACGTCGTGGCTGTCCGGTGGGGCAGCCGCACCGCGCTCGCGCTCGGTCTGATCATCCAGGCCGTCGCCCTCCCCCTCATCGCGATCCCGACGCCGTTCGCGCTGTTCGCCGCCGCGTTCGCGATCTTCGGCATCGGGCTCGGCTGTGTCGACGCCGCCGCCGCCATGCAGGGCGTCGCGGTGCAGCGCGCCTACGGCCGGCACCTGCTGGGCGGCTTCTTCGCCGCAGCCACGGCTGCAGCCATCGGCGGCGCGCTCCTCGTCTCGGGCGTGGCGCTCTCTGCCGCAGCGGTCGGCGTCGCGCTGGCGTGCGCAGCGGTGATCGCCCTGGGCGTGGCCGTGATCGGCATCCGCTTCTTCGCCCGTGAGGTGCCGATCGACGAGGCGCTCCCGCCGGCCGAGCGCGCGCAGCTCCCGCGCGCAGGAATCTGGGTCTTCGGGCTCGTGATCCTCGCCGTGTTCGTCGCCGACTCGGCCGTCAGCACGTGGAGCACGCAGTACCTTCAGGTCGATCTGGACACCCTCGCCTGGGTCGCTCCCCTCGGATACGCCGCCTATCAGGCCGTGGTGCTGCTGACCCGCCTTGTCACGGACCGCCTGATCCCGGCCGTCGGGCGCCGCCGGCTCGTGGCGATCGCGGCGAGCGTGTCGGCGGTCGGATGCCTCGTCGTCGCCCTTCTGCCGTTCCCGTCGGCCGCGATCATCGGGTTCGCGCTGGCGGGTGTGAGCGCCGGCGTCCTCATCCCGGTCACCTTCGGCGCCGCCGGCGAGCTCGCGCCCGAGCACAACGACCAGGTCATCGCACGCGTGAACCTCTTCAACTACGCCGGGGCCATCCTCGGCGCGGTCGTGATCGGGCTGCTGGCGGACGGGCCCGGGCTCGGGCCGGCATTCCTCATCCCTGCGGTCGCGCTGGCGGCGATCCTGTTCGCCGTCCCGCGGTTCCGCTCGACCCCCTCGGTCGCACGAGCCGGCGCCGGAGCCGTGCTCCCTCCCGACACGGGTCGCAGTCGCTAA
- a CDS encoding GNAT family N-acetyltransferase has product MEPVTLHTERLELSLPVEADVDAIFEACQDAGIQRFTPVPHPYERSHAEKFVAQVPQDWEAGKNLTWGIHEQGALVGTIGMYRLDDMGNGEIGFWMAPSARGGGRLVEAANAVIGWSFATDGLDLTRIEWRAVVGNVASAKVARTLGFRYEGLLRQSLVNAKHRDDGWIAALLRTDDRMPQPWPVLED; this is encoded by the coding sequence ATGGAACCGGTGACCCTGCACACGGAGCGGCTCGAACTGTCCCTGCCCGTCGAGGCCGACGTCGACGCGATCTTCGAGGCGTGCCAGGACGCCGGCATCCAGCGCTTCACGCCGGTCCCCCACCCGTACGAGCGCAGCCATGCGGAGAAGTTCGTCGCCCAGGTCCCGCAGGACTGGGAGGCGGGCAAGAACCTGACGTGGGGCATCCACGAGCAGGGTGCGCTCGTCGGCACGATCGGCATGTACCGCCTCGACGACATGGGCAACGGCGAGATCGGGTTCTGGATGGCGCCGTCCGCGCGCGGCGGCGGTCGGCTCGTCGAGGCCGCGAACGCCGTGATCGGCTGGAGCTTCGCCACCGACGGCCTCGACCTCACCCGCATCGAATGGCGGGCGGTCGTGGGAAACGTCGCGTCCGCGAAGGTCGCCCGCACGCTCGGCTTCCGTTACGAGGGCCTGCTGCGCCAGTCGCTCGTCAACGCGAAGCACCGCGACGACGGCTGGATCGCGGCCCTCCTGAGGACGGACGATCGGATGCCGCAGCCCTGGCCGGTGCTCGAGGACTGA
- the sdhC gene encoding succinate dehydrogenase, cytochrome b556 subunit: MSAPARVTPSVSETTSRVPRGTLYRGNEGMWSWVLHRITGIAIFFFLLVHVLDTALIRVSPEAYDAVIGTYKNPIMGIGEVALVGAIAYHAFNGLRIIAVDMWTWATRMQRQLWWGVLGLWVVTMLAFTPRHLINVFSEIGGGH, translated from the coding sequence GTGTCTGCACCAGCACGCGTCACACCGTCGGTATCCGAAACCACGTCCCGAGTCCCCCGCGGCACTCTGTACCGCGGGAACGAGGGAATGTGGTCGTGGGTGCTGCACCGCATCACCGGCATCGCGATCTTCTTCTTCCTGCTGGTCCACGTGCTCGACACGGCTCTGATCCGCGTGTCGCCCGAGGCGTACGACGCCGTGATCGGCACGTACAAGAACCCGATCATGGGCATCGGCGAGGTCGCGCTCGTCGGGGCCATCGCGTACCACGCGTTCAACGGCCTGCGCATCATCGCGGTCGACATGTGGACGTGGGCCACGCGGATGCAGCGCCAGCTCTGGTGGGGCGTGCTCGGACTCTGGGTCGTGACCATGCTGGCCTTCACGCCGCGTCACCTCATCAATGTCTTCTCCGAGATCGGAGGGGGGCACTGA
- a CDS encoding succinate dehydrogenase iron-sulfur subunit yields the protein MATLVAVDAPAEATTEVETPADTGIQSFLVTFIIRRFDPEVDEEPRWVDYDVELYSTDRVLDALHKIKWEVDGSLTFRRSCAHGICGSDAMRINGRNRLACKTLIKDLDISQPIYVEAIKGLPLEKDLIVDMEPFFASYREVQPFLIANSKPEAGKERIQSIVDREVFDDTTKCILCAACTSSCPVFWTDGQYFGPAAIVNAHRFIFDSRDDAGDVRLDILNDKEGVWRCRTTFNCTEACPRGIEVTKAIAEVKQAVLRGRA from the coding sequence ATGGCGACGCTCGTCGCAGTGGACGCGCCTGCCGAGGCGACCACCGAGGTCGAGACCCCGGCGGACACCGGCATCCAGTCGTTCCTGGTCACCTTCATCATCCGCCGCTTCGACCCCGAGGTCGATGAGGAGCCGCGCTGGGTCGATTACGACGTGGAGCTGTACTCCACCGACCGCGTGCTCGACGCGCTGCACAAGATCAAGTGGGAGGTCGACGGCTCGCTGACCTTCCGCCGTTCGTGCGCCCACGGCATCTGCGGCTCCGACGCGATGCGCATCAACGGGCGCAACCGTCTGGCGTGCAAGACGCTCATCAAGGACCTCGACATCTCGCAGCCGATCTACGTCGAGGCGATCAAGGGCCTGCCGCTCGAGAAGGACCTCATCGTCGACATGGAGCCGTTCTTCGCCTCCTACCGCGAGGTGCAGCCCTTCCTCATCGCGAACTCCAAGCCCGAGGCCGGCAAGGAGCGCATCCAGTCGATCGTCGACCGCGAGGTGTTCGACGACACCACCAAGTGCATCCTGTGCGCCGCGTGCACCTCGTCGTGCCCGGTGTTCTGGACCGACGGCCAGTACTTCGGCCCGGCGGCGATCGTCAACGCGCACCGCTTCATCTTCGACTCGCGCGACGACGCCGGCGACGTGCGCCTCGACATCCTCAACGACAAGGAGGGCGTGTGGCGCTGCCGCACGACCTTCAACTGCACCGAGGCATGCCCCCGCGGCATCGAGGTCACCAAGGCCATCGCCGAGGTCAAGCAAGCGGTTCTCCGCGGACGCGCGTAG
- a CDS encoding YihY/virulence factor BrkB family protein, with the protein MTHSPPPDARAAADAAQREEETLRERWEETEASLRHRFDAPLSRATRITRATMEWFPVRVWRHFLIENGFLLAAGVSYVALFACFAAIYVAFAITGLWLGGSEQAVDGLINLINSYIPGLISDTGGGLATTEQVKAIATQNAGVLGWTGIIALATLIWTAIDWVTYSRRAVRVLFAIPPDRRSYFLLKARDFVAALIFGAALIVGFALSSIGSLTLTWLFSLLGWSNAGTLTEISVKVGSIFVGFIITSAALTALFRFLTGTKLPWRRILPGAMLGGLGISVLQLGAGLLLSYTPSNPLLATFAVFIGMLLWFRLMGIVMLVAAAWIAVAAKDRDVVLLPQTEAERIAAEHAALLLAAQVRVRTAKDARDQAPWYRAWVAERALRDAEEELGQVEASAPPPPPAPLSPLAPNPKVPRTPSKRTAKTAVGGKDRDLT; encoded by the coding sequence GTGACGCACTCTCCCCCGCCCGACGCCCGTGCGGCGGCGGATGCCGCGCAGCGCGAGGAGGAGACGCTTCGCGAGCGGTGGGAGGAGACGGAGGCGAGCCTCCGGCATCGATTCGACGCACCGCTCAGCAGGGCGACTCGGATCACACGGGCGACGATGGAGTGGTTCCCGGTGCGGGTGTGGAGGCACTTCCTCATCGAGAACGGCTTCCTTCTGGCGGCCGGCGTGAGCTACGTCGCCCTGTTCGCGTGCTTCGCCGCGATCTACGTCGCCTTCGCGATCACGGGGCTGTGGCTCGGTGGGAGCGAGCAGGCCGTCGACGGGCTCATCAACCTCATCAACAGCTACATCCCCGGCCTGATCTCCGACACCGGCGGGGGTCTCGCGACGACCGAGCAGGTGAAGGCCATCGCGACCCAGAACGCGGGCGTGCTGGGCTGGACGGGCATCATCGCGCTCGCGACCCTCATCTGGACGGCGATCGACTGGGTGACCTACTCACGGCGCGCGGTCCGGGTGCTCTTCGCCATCCCGCCCGACAGACGCAGCTATTTCCTGCTCAAGGCGCGCGACTTCGTCGCCGCGCTCATCTTCGGCGCCGCCCTCATCGTCGGCTTCGCGCTCAGCTCGATCGGAAGTCTCACCCTCACCTGGCTCTTCTCGCTGCTCGGATGGTCGAACGCCGGGACGCTCACCGAGATCAGCGTGAAAGTCGGGTCGATCTTCGTCGGCTTCATCATCACCTCAGCTGCCCTCACCGCCCTCTTCCGCTTCCTCACCGGCACGAAGCTCCCCTGGCGCCGGATCCTGCCCGGCGCCATGCTCGGCGGGCTCGGGATCTCGGTTCTGCAGCTGGGCGCGGGCCTGCTGCTCAGCTACACGCCCTCCAACCCTCTGCTCGCGACGTTCGCGGTGTTCATCGGCATGCTGCTGTGGTTCCGCCTGATGGGCATCGTCATGCTGGTCGCCGCCGCGTGGATCGCGGTCGCCGCGAAGGACCGCGACGTCGTCCTGCTGCCCCAGACGGAGGCCGAGCGGATCGCCGCCGAGCACGCCGCGCTGCTCCTCGCCGCCCAGGTGCGCGTCCGCACGGCGAAGGACGCGCGCGACCAGGCGCCGTGGTACCGGGCCTGGGTCGCCGAACGTGCGCTGCGCGACGCCGAGGAGGAGCTCGGGCAGGTGGAGGCATCCGCTCCTCCCCCGCCGCCCGCGCCGCTGTCGCCGCTCGCCCCCAACCCGAAGGTCCCTCGGACGCCGTCCAAGCGCACGGCGAAGACCGCCGTCGGGGGGAAGGACCGCGACCTCACCTGA
- a CDS encoding succinate dehydrogenase hydrophobic membrane anchor subunit — MTAIADPRAPRVAVRRKGPNLEKWGWIYMRVSGVFLVILIFGHLFVNLMLGEGIHGIDFAFVAGKFATPFWQWWDVIMLWLALIHGANGMRTIVNDYVTHERTRRVLVWALWLSAGFLILLGTLVVFTFDPCLGLSETSAEWLLETCSS; from the coding sequence ATGACCGCCATCGCCGATCCCCGCGCTCCGCGCGTCGCCGTCCGTCGCAAGGGTCCCAACCTCGAGAAGTGGGGCTGGATCTACATGCGCGTCTCGGGCGTGTTCCTCGTGATCCTGATCTTCGGGCACCTCTTCGTGAACCTCATGCTCGGCGAGGGCATCCACGGCATCGACTTCGCCTTCGTCGCCGGCAAGTTCGCGACGCCGTTCTGGCAGTGGTGGGACGTCATCATGCTGTGGCTCGCACTGATCCACGGCGCGAACGGCATGCGCACCATCGTGAACGACTACGTCACCCACGAGCGCACGCGTCGCGTGCTGGTGTGGGCGCTGTGGCTCTCGGCCGGCTTCCTCATCCTCCTGGGCACGCTCGTCGTGTTCACCTTCGACCCGTGCCTGGGCCTGAGCGAGACCAGCGCCGAATGGCTGCTGGAGACCTGCTCGTCCTAG
- a CDS encoding exodeoxyribonuclease III, translating to MPRRVRIASVNVNGIRAATRKGMIDWLDVADVDVLALQEVRATLDELGAVLPGWELVNDEALAKGRAGVAIATRMPAVDVRRVLGPEPLDSAGRWIEADFDIDGEKLTVVSAYVHTGEAETPRQDAKWAFLDAMEQRMPQLEQSSPLALIMGDLNVGHRELDIRNWKGNVKKAGFLPRERAYFDRFLGAAGEQVAGVDGSTGTGLGWVDVGRVAHGDVDGPYTWWSMRGRAFDNDSGWRIDYHLATPGLAARATNYQVVRAPSWDTRWSDHSPVVADYTVGD from the coding sequence GTGCCACGCCGAGTCCGCATCGCCTCTGTCAACGTCAACGGGATCCGCGCTGCGACGCGCAAGGGCATGATCGACTGGCTCGATGTCGCCGACGTCGACGTGCTCGCCCTGCAGGAGGTGCGCGCGACGCTCGACGAGCTCGGCGCGGTTCTGCCCGGCTGGGAGCTCGTCAACGACGAGGCGCTCGCGAAGGGCCGCGCCGGGGTCGCGATCGCCACGCGGATGCCCGCAGTCGACGTGCGCCGCGTGCTCGGCCCCGAGCCGCTCGACTCCGCGGGGCGCTGGATCGAAGCCGACTTCGACATCGACGGCGAGAAGCTGACCGTCGTGAGCGCCTACGTCCACACCGGCGAGGCCGAGACGCCCCGGCAGGACGCGAAGTGGGCCTTCCTCGACGCGATGGAGCAGCGGATGCCGCAGCTCGAGCAGTCGTCTCCGCTCGCGCTGATCATGGGCGACCTCAACGTCGGCCACCGCGAGCTCGACATCCGCAACTGGAAGGGCAACGTCAAGAAGGCCGGCTTCCTCCCTCGTGAGCGCGCCTACTTCGACCGCTTCCTCGGGGCCGCGGGCGAGCAGGTCGCCGGAGTCGACGGGTCGACGGGCACCGGCCTGGGCTGGGTCGACGTCGGGCGGGTCGCCCACGGCGACGTGGACGGCCCCTACACCTGGTGGTCGATGCGCGGGCGTGCGTTCGACAACGACAGCGGCTGGCGGATCGACTACCACCTCGCGACGCCCGGGCTCGCGGCGCGCGCCACGAACTACCAGGTCGTCCGGGCGCCGTCGTGGGACACCCGGTGGAGCGACCACTCTCCCGTCGTCGCCGACTACACCGTCGGAGACTGA
- a CDS encoding Fpg/Nei family DNA glycosylase has product MPEMPEVQGLVEFLRGRVTGLEVTRVSVANIAALKTYDPPVDALKGARIDAVARHGKFVDIATTGTDASPHLVFHLAKAGWLRFYEQLPATIIRPGKTPIALRVALSDGSGFDLTEAGTKKSLAVYVVRDPVDVPGIARLGPDPLDPSFTRDTLAGLLAGRRTQIKGVLRDQATIAGVGNAYSDEILHAAKTSPYALASSLDDADVDRLFAAMTDTLAEAVAEASGKPPAELKDAKRRGMKVHGRRGETCPVCGDEVRSVFFADNSLEYCPTCQTGGKILADRRLSRLLK; this is encoded by the coding sequence ATGCCCGAGATGCCCGAGGTGCAGGGCCTCGTCGAGTTCCTCCGCGGACGTGTGACGGGGCTCGAGGTCACGCGCGTCTCCGTCGCGAACATCGCCGCCCTGAAGACCTACGATCCTCCCGTGGATGCGCTGAAGGGCGCCCGCATCGACGCCGTCGCCCGGCACGGCAAATTCGTCGACATCGCGACGACAGGGACGGATGCCTCGCCCCACCTCGTCTTCCACCTGGCCAAAGCCGGCTGGCTGCGCTTCTACGAGCAGCTCCCCGCCACGATCATCCGCCCCGGCAAGACGCCGATCGCCCTCCGCGTCGCACTGTCCGACGGCTCCGGCTTCGATCTCACCGAGGCGGGCACGAAGAAGTCCCTCGCGGTCTACGTCGTGCGCGACCCCGTCGACGTGCCCGGCATCGCCCGGCTCGGGCCCGACCCCCTCGATCCGTCGTTCACGCGCGACACCCTCGCCGGGCTCCTCGCCGGCCGGCGCACCCAGATCAAAGGCGTGCTGCGCGATCAGGCGACGATCGCAGGCGTCGGCAACGCGTACTCCGACGAGATCCTCCACGCGGCGAAGACGTCGCCGTACGCCCTCGCCTCCAGCCTCGACGACGCCGACGTCGACCGGCTCTTCGCGGCGATGACCGACACGCTCGCCGAGGCGGTGGCCGAGGCATCCGGCAAGCCACCGGCGGAGCTCAAGGACGCCAAGCGTCGCGGCATGAAGGTGCACGGCCGCCGCGGTGAGACTTGCCCGGTCTGCGGCGACGAGGTGCGGAGCGTCTTCTTCGCCGACAACTCGCTCGAGTACTGCCCGACGTGTCAGACGGGCGGCAAGATCCTCGCCGACCGGCGGCTGTCGCGACTGCTCAAGTAG
- a CDS encoding type IV toxin-antitoxin system AbiEi family antitoxin domain-containing protein, giving the protein MLQDREVATRGELMSKGMTRRGLARALESGDLIRVRRDRYVAPTAPADIVQAVRVGGRLACLSLLKMLGVFVFGCDRVHLHVLRGASRLRSPTDRSERLPNRRDRTVRLHWLPLIRPAAVTSSCVGVIDALAQAVLCQLPRHAVATLDSALNKGLIVRGQLGEVFAALPARFGALIPLVDGRAESGPETLVRLMLLALGCSVELQVAVDGVGRVDMIVNGWLVVECDSRAFHSGWREQLRDRRRDAALAALGYPTLRLTAEDIMYEPESVLAALKGLVTSRQGVATPPV; this is encoded by the coding sequence ATGCTGCAGGACCGCGAAGTCGCGACGCGCGGCGAGTTGATGTCGAAGGGGATGACGCGACGTGGACTCGCCCGCGCGCTCGAGTCGGGTGATCTGATCCGCGTGCGACGCGACCGTTACGTCGCGCCCACCGCGCCGGCCGACATCGTTCAGGCGGTCCGCGTCGGAGGTCGCCTCGCCTGTCTCTCGCTCCTGAAGATGCTGGGTGTGTTCGTCTTCGGCTGCGACCGCGTTCATCTCCATGTGCTCCGCGGCGCGAGCCGACTGAGGTCGCCGACGGATCGCTCCGAACGCCTTCCGAACCGGAGGGATCGGACCGTGCGGCTGCATTGGCTGCCGCTGATCCGCCCTGCGGCGGTCACGAGCTCCTGTGTGGGGGTCATCGACGCGCTCGCGCAGGCCGTTCTGTGCCAGCTTCCCCGTCACGCCGTCGCGACCCTCGACAGTGCTCTCAACAAGGGACTGATCGTGCGCGGCCAGCTCGGGGAGGTATTCGCGGCGCTGCCCGCTCGGTTCGGGGCCCTGATCCCGCTCGTGGACGGACGAGCCGAATCCGGACCGGAAACGCTGGTGCGGCTGATGCTGCTCGCTCTCGGCTGCTCGGTGGAGCTCCAGGTGGCGGTCGACGGCGTCGGCCGCGTCGACATGATTGTGAACGGGTGGCTCGTCGTCGAGTGCGACAGCCGAGCGTTCCACTCGGGTTGGAGGGAGCAGCTGAGAGACCGGCGACGCGACGCCGCGCTCGCCGCGCTCGGCTACCCCACCCTCCGTCTGACGGCCGAGGACATCATGTACGAGCCCGAGTCGGTGCTCGCAGCGTTGAAAGGCCTCGTGACATCCCGGCAGGGTGTCGCAACTCCGCCTGTCTGA